The following nucleotide sequence is from Apium graveolens cultivar Ventura chromosome 4, ASM990537v1, whole genome shotgun sequence.
ataataaagcaagcatagtatgtaccgatctctgcggattattaattaccagttagtaatcctatgacaaggaactatttaagtttagagttatcatctttttaggtctcactattatgatctcatcataatccataaaaagctttactctaaactatggtatatcttatttaaacacttaaatagataaaacccgtaataaaaacaaaacaagtccttattaatatcaatgaaatcaaaatagattacataaaagttattcctaaatcctaatacatgattggacttaggacatattcctttcataaaCAAATGAGACACTGCCCGATTTTTGAGAAAACTATTTCCAAAATTTGGGAATGAATCCTGTAAAATATCGGGAACTTTAGTCAAcatgtatatttttataattattaataaatatcGTATGACCCTACTTGTATATTGTGATAAATAATTAACAACTTTCTTTTATAAAACGTACCTACGtgttataataaaatattttataaatatattagaCAACCCTGTTTTCTTAAAGCGACGGGTATATGTATTTTCGGAATATGAGTGCGGATTCTGGTCTTGAATACGTGGACCCTAACTGTTAGGTGTATGATAATAGTACGTAGAATTACGAGTCGGGATATGATACCATTCGAGTAGAActgatagcgaggatatgtcaagcatacctagacgtctaacatagagtatttcgaccctgtaggttctagtcggaaaaccGAAAATAACGTCGGACTAAGATAGCCTCGTGATCAGTCGACCATCtcagcgaggttccaagcgaagtacctgagtgtcgaagtcggaTCCAAGATAGTCTACTAGTAAGGCGATAAAACCGagcgtccaagtcagtccaaggtcaatcggtattagttgtaaagctctgcaaggaaagtacccctgaacaaatcttttacattttagtatatatgaataattgttgatttaaattacatGTTGGAACAAAATATTTTAAGgtacgtattccccgtatttaaatatattttactaactgatgttttggggaaaaagtaacttctaaaaatacCTATCTCTAGATTATGATTAAATTGAAAAGATTTTAGAATGTGTGTTGTGAGATAATTGTTTAAAACGAGATAGgtgtaattgattttgaaaactggataaaaataaatcagatggTGGATGGctgcgtaagaggcccgtaacggcccagcatggttgcgtaagaggctaagtcggttgtGCGCCCTATTTAGACTGCTTAGTCCaacatgacagagacctagctagtctctgagtttcgaaacaaattgtggtgggatagactgatcagctgtccctaggattcgtccaattatatatctaattttgatttagtggttcccgtaacggaacagatgattttgtggttccagtaacagaacaaatggttttgtggttcccgtaacgggaCGGATGGTtaatggttcctgtaatggaacggaagatttgaaaataaaaataacatgctaaaaattgaactctggtatttatgcacatcACACGACTgttgatgttattgttttacaaaGCATGATagtgttgatatccagtttatacatgttttacttgttttctagcaagttatgaattttgttcctataactgctttactttaaattatttttacttgttattcatatagtggtactgctgagcaattgattgatcacccttgcagaatgttttatatgtattgcagatgcctaggaggtTTTTCCGTGATAGTCGGGgaagagttccagttccttccgtgtcaggctcctctgaggtagttgtgttgaaccaaagatggtctattgagttgctatATTAAGTTAGTTTTGTCAGGGTGGTTTGTTATAAGTTAGACTTGTGTTGATTGTAacttaagtcatacttaaacctggaaaaggtcttggtaaaggggtcgtagttatgtattattaatgatttagattgtattatgattgttattagtgacgtcaactcctgatcCCGGGGTTGAGACGTTCAActcatgtatttgttatgcatgatgtgtgggtaattttaaccatcttacttgcccgatgtaatcaagatagataacttgtgcttaaaccgttatgttgtcaaattctatagacatatagggtctcaatataattggtgtctatatAGCTTATATcgcttttgtggatgtctggtagtatgatattcgtgcaacaaaagttggcgtttatcagtttcgtgttatctgattagtgtcatcaccattgcatgctaaggttgagaacaataagctattaaatgaagtatttaatgaagttagaatctcatgtttgtcatatatattaattcagtcaatttTATTCTCTTAgctataattgttagtttaattcttagttataatcaacctcaatttgttatcatcttagcattgaataataaccatacattgttgtttaagtgcattaattaattagttaaccaaagccagtctctatgggaacgaattAGAAAAGATTtcatactacttgcgaactcgtatacttgcgtatgttattagcgcgtgtttagcgactaacattTAGCACATATAACTGAAAATAAATCCATGTTATCAAAATATGAGAGAAAGGTtggcccaatggtttcctatgTTGATGGAAATGTAGAAAAAATactaggatatggcaatattatcGTTGAAAATGTCATCATTCAAGATGTAGCTCTAGTAGATGGACTGAAGCACAATCTCCTTAGCATCAGACAAATTACTGACAAAGGATACCATGTTGTATTTTTATGATACTCACTATGAAGTGATTCATAAGATAATAAAGAAAGTTGTTTTGATTGGATACAGACAttaaaatatttatgaagccaaacttcaTGCAAATACTGATGGACCTGAGACTTTTCTGATAAGCAAAGGATCAGTAGATGAGAGTTGGAACTGGCATAGGAAACTTTCTCGCTTAAATTTCAATAATCTCAAtaaactggtcaagaaagatttggtaagaggacTACCAAACATGTACTATTCTCCTGATGGTCTATGTGATTCTTTTCAACAAGCCAAGCAGAGAAGgacttcctttaaaatcaagttATAATCATGCATTAAAAAGCCATATGAAATGCTATATCGGGATTTTTTTGGTCCTATGAACATTACATCTATCAACAAGAAAAGTACACCCTAGTTGTTGTTGATGAATTTACTATATTTACATGGGTATTTTTCTTGCACGAAAAAAGGTACCCCTGGTATTTTTCTTACCAGATTTACATGCTACACATGTTGTTATTGAACATTATATATAAatacttattttttttattttaggcCTTTAAGTATTTTAGATGTCTTATTAtgttatatataattaattattgttTTATTTTAGATTTTTAGGTATTTTATAGGTGTTTTACGTAAATAATAGTTTTTTTATAGTATGGTTGATGTGTCCTTTTTAAAGGGTATATCTTATTATGTGATATGTAAATAAATATTGTTTAATATTAGATTTTATGggaaaatgacaattttaaaaagtcatattattttatatataaatgattattattttattttaggtttttaaattaaaaagttatttcttttTTATACCATAATGAAAGAGTAAAAGTGAAAATATAATAAGAAATTGACCAAAATATCATATATTTTATTTGGGTGCCCAAAAAAGGCACATCTTATCCGTACATGTGATATGCGTATACATAGTCTGATCATAAACTCCACTGTGAAACCCCCCTTTCACACAGTAAAGGGCAGTTCAATCTTCTGACATCTTCATCCGATTCAATTCGATTATACATATCTTTTCCTCTAACTATCCACTATCTTTCATGTATATGTAAGTGTATGTCTTCTTCTTTATTGCTTTGTATACTTTGAGATTTGTTAATTGTGTTGTTTGTCCTTATTGATACTTTTTACTAGTTGCATCCTTATTACTTATTTTCATAGTGTTCATAGTAGTTTTACTTTGATTTGATTTGGGTAATTAAGACTGAGCTATACTTTGAGGATTAGGATATTGTGTGATTTTAATTGCATAGTTATGGTTTTGGATATTAGGGCATTGTAAAAGCTTCCCGCATTTGGACTGGGCATAGTAAGCAATTTCCTCAATTTCATAAGTTATTTTGGCATTGGGTAGAAGCTAAAGTAGTTTAAGGGACCTTGTTGAGCAATGCTTATTTACACTATTGTAGTGCATAGATTTGATTCTAGACCATAAGTTGTTTATGTGTAATTGGTATGTTATATTCGCAAAAGAAAAACAACTGGTGCAAGTGTTTATTTGACATATGTGGGACCAGTATTCAGTCATGAATGACTACATCATTAGTCATTGATTGCTCTTCATCAATCATCGATTTAGTtcttagagcaagtccaatgcaaTGCTATAAGTGATGCCATTTCTATAATTTGAAACCAAATGTCAAAAATTTCAACTCCAGAGGAGTTCTATACTTGGATGCAAATATGCATCCTTGGTTCTAAATTTGAAACCAATGATGCATTTATGCATCTAGCCACATCATCAAACTACTATAAATAAGATGAATTTTGTTGTACTTTAAATGAAACTTAGGGGAAATTGACAAAATTTAGGTAAATTAGGAAATATTTGGTTTCAAAATGCATCTAGCATTGGAGTTGAAGTTTTATTTTAGCATCAAAAGACAATTTTTGGTGCCAAATTATAGCAATAGCTATAGCTATTTTGAATCTTGCATTGAACTTGCTCTTACAGATTTAGTGCACTTGTTTTTACAGATTTACATCATCAGTCATTAATTTAGTGcttatatatttacatatttgaaATGGTGCACGTGTATTTAGTGCTGTATTTTGTATTTCTGATTTTATGACGTTATTTTTATTTTGCCTACAAATTTTGGATCCTGATGATGAGTCACGAATGTATCCTGGGCCTAAAAAACTTTCCCTGCAGCACTTACAACCGAGCCATCGGCCATCTATTGTTTGGGAGGTTGGTGGTGGTGACACTCACCGTTCTAGGAAGTGTAACCCGACTCAAGCTAGATTCCCTCCACTAGTTGAGAGTACGATTCCTATTCTCGAGGATTTGTAAGTTGATGGAGTTGCTAGACTTTCCTGTATTAACATTGATCGGAGCCTTATTACTGCGTTAGTATAACGTTGGAGACTTGAAACACATACATTTCACTTACCGGTAGGAGAGTGCAGTATTACTCTACAAGATGTTAGTGTTTTGCTTGGTTTACGCATAGATGGTGATGTAGTTACTAGTAGTACTGGTGGAGTTCAGGGTGGATGGAAACTTTTTATTCAGCAGATATTTGGCAAGGCAACAAAAACGAAAGATAAGGAAAGAAGTCTGTTAAATGGTAGGAGGTCATTGCTGAGTTGGTTGAATTTGGTTTGTAGTACACTTCCTGTTACTCCATCTGAAGAGGAGCTTAGACAATATACACAATCCAACATACTACAGTTGATTGTTGGGGTTCTGTTTACTGACCATTCTGGAGGTCAAGTTCACTGCATGTTTATTCCATTAATACGGGATTTTGGACGTTGTAGGGGTTTAGCTTAGGGAGCTGTTGTGCTTGCATACCTATTTAGGGAGTTATGCAAGTCATGTAGGATTGGAGTTGAGGAAGTTGCAGGTTGTTTGCTGTTATTGCAGTTGTGGGCGTGGATTAGGTTGCCTTTCCTAGCTCCCGTTCCTCGTGGTCCACTATTGAAAATCCTATTTGGGAAGATCGAGCAGGGCCGTACGGGTTGAAATGGTGTTTCCATTTGAAATTTACCGATATTAGTTCTCACGTGTTATCCACTCATCGGTTGTCTCTGGGTGCCCTTGGACCTACTCATTTTATTTGGCAACCATATTCAGCTGATATACTAACTAAAGTTCCTGACCATTGGAGGGAAGGTGCTGATATTTGGTGGTATAAGGGGCCATTGATATGTTTTCATATTGTGGAGCCACACCTGCCGGACAGATTTATGAGGCAGTTCAGTATAATTCAAGATATACCGTTAGATGTTGAATTCTCCAAGGCGCTTCATGATATCAACTTACAAGGAAAACAGTCTAACATTTGGGGTTTTAGGCATCATGAACATATACTATATTGGAGTCATCGACAAGAGCTTGTGATTCGTGTGGGTGCAAATGTTAGTAATGGTGTTGTCGAGGGGTATGATACATGGTATACTTACATTACCCGTCGATTTCATACACGTATTGGTGGATCACACTTTTATTCGGTAATTCTAAATCCCTGGTCAAAATATATTCTTCCaatgtatttttttttaattatatactTGCATTGTTGTAGTCTTTTTACATtggtttttatgtttttacagaTTGACTTGCTTGATCATATGGATGCTATAGCTAGAGGCGAGATAGATGGCACTAATGAGGATATTGCTTTTCTATGTGCTCATGGTAAAAATGTAGTAAAGGGTGCATTTAGTCATGGTGTGTTTCAAGATTTCCCAGTTGAAGATCgaagagaaaaagaaaatttaaagAGACTGAAGCCTAAAAAAGTTTATCACAAAGGAGGCCGTGGGGGCACTAATGCACCGTGCAATCGTTAGGAAGGTGATAATGTGGAGCAGCCTAATGTTGAATTTAGTACTAATGACTTCCTACCTAACTAGGATTTACTACTACCCGGGGACTTCTTACGGATGCCTTCCGAGAATATTTTATGTGACCATTTCCCTGATCAGTCGGTTACACATGAAACTTCAAACAAGGATCATTCTCCTCCACTATTATCATATCTGACGTTCAACCTCCTCTCTCAGTGGGGATCGCAGTTAGTCCCGGATCCTATAGCACAGCCAACTCAGGGACACCAGCTACCACCTTCTCAGATGCCACCTTTTGCACAGGGACACCGGCTACCAAAGCCTACAGTGCAGGAGCAGTCGGCTCATTCAACACAGTGTCATCAACAACTACCGGACATTCAACATGCTCCACCTGTAGTGCACCAACCAGCACCTGCAATGTAGCAGTCCCTGCCTGCACATCAGCCACCTATAGTGCATCAGAAGCAGCTATCACCTCCTGCAGCCCTTGGTACAGCGACACCAGCCCCCACCTTTGCTGCGGGTACCAGCTACCAACTACATACTTCAGTGCAACGATATTTAGTTTAGATGCTCATTCTGTAGCGCTGCAACCACCACCATATGTAGTGCATCAATCGCCACCACCTTCAGTCCAATCTTTGATTGATCAATGTGTGATATTCCGAATCCTCATTACTAATGGAATCCAAAGGATCTCTGGATTGATCAGAAGATCCTTTCAATTGGCTAGAATCCCTCTTTTTTCCGATCCAGTTCCTCCACCACCGCGAACCCCATCACCTACAACACAGCAGCACCCATCTTTGGTGTAACAGCAGCCACCGAAGTCGACATATGAATTTTGGAACCCGCGGTTACAAGGTTCTCGATTGTAAGCGGCTCAGGTGTGGCGCGCACGAAGGTTATGCGTATACCATTCTACGCATTATAAGAATGCGTATACCTTTTAGATAGCTAAGCGGACGCAGATTACATGCCTACCCACGTAAATTGCATATGCGTATGCCTACCCAATAGAttgatactccctccgtcccactggGATGTTTACGTTACTATTCGGCACGTATTTCGAGACTTCTATAACgtatagtttcataatgttttttcaaatttttttttaataaaagtttaaacataaaacttttattcgaaaaataaaattttaaaaaaatattatgaaattatacTTTAAACGAGCATTGAAAAGCATACCAAAAATTAACGTAAACAATCCAGTTTTCGTAGGGAGTATTAATTGTGTGGTCAGAGGCGGGCATACAGTCAGGGAACACATGCATTTTGTCTGTGGGCATAGAGCTCCACGTATACTCGATATGCGTTTACAAAGTGTTATTTTGGGCACGTATCCTGCACGCTCACATTTTGGACAGGATTGTATATAAAACTGTTATAATGGGCTTTTGCCCAAATATAATAGTATCTAAAACTGTAATTTTATTTACATTGAAAAAGAttagatttttttatatattttatactTAGTAAATAGATTTTTGTGGAAGTTTTATAAAATTAGGATTGTGAAATTCATTGATATATATTGCTGAAGTGTTAAATGATTCTGAAATTTAGGTATTTTtaaagttaaaatatttatataaaattgttatagataaatttaaaattacCGTTTTTAGATTTATATTACTTCATTTTGTTTGTACTATGTTGTGTAGATAGGATTATAATCGCGAGActctttttttttgaaaataattgtGGGGACTTGTGTAGATCGATCTATTTTTTATTAGAGAAAAAACTAACATATTTGTTGTTTAAGATGTGTCATTTCACATTAAGTAAGACTTACTTTTAGGTGTTTGATTTTTAAGACGTGACAATTGATTTAGAATTATAATTGTTGAAacttatgattttataaatgatatcCAGGATTAAGCATACTAATGATTGGTAAAAATCGAGATCAATTTTCAGCCATTAGCCTGATTATACAGGTTTTAATTGATTACTgactgatttttataattttttttaattcggTTTTAACTTAATCAAGTCTAGCTATTACTCAATATTAGTCCAGATTAATTGTCATTTTTAAACAATCCTTTAATGTTTGTTGGGTACTGTTTTAAAATGCTAATATTAATGGTGTTGACATTATTGCTACTAccattttataaaaccaaaaaaaaaatAGTTTGATTTAGATGTACAGATTTTGTGTTGCAAATTATTGAGTTTAAAATCCATACAGATGGTAATCAGGTCACATATTCTATACCCAAACCCAAATTTTATAATCATACCCGAATTCAAGACATAATTTTCATAGTTTTCAACAAAAATATGATCTCAATAAAACTTAACTTAGCtaatatataaatcaaaattAGTCTCACATTATAAATTACTTTGACCTACAAAGTAAATTGAAAATCATTTATATGTTTGTTTTGTATATTGTAGACACGATTTAGGGAATCATATATGTACATTTTTACCTTAATATTTCATGCATTCTCACTATCTTGATGAATTCTAATAAAATATTGCATTTATCAACCACAACTCGGGGGAGTTTGTACTTAATTCTATATCCACAGGCACATCATGAAAAAATAGTTGATTAATTTAGAAAGTTTGTAAGGATTTTAGGCTAACAAATTTGCGTAGGGGTGTACGCGGTTCGGATCGGATCAGTTTTggggtaaaagtcgaaccaaaTCGCGAAAAACGATTTTAGAAAATTGTCATCCGTAACCGCAAATGCGGTTACGGTTAACCGCGTCAATTGCGGTTGCGAATTTGTggttattgcggatcggtttacggttcaaccacttattttaaaataattaataatttacaaaaaaataaattcagaatattaataaattcaagtttaagttacgtgataaatttacattaaaaaataaaatacaaactaatgCTCCGTGTGGAGCAAAgatattaaaaacatacaaacatatggaggcgagagaaaagaaaaaaaaaagaataaaaaaaattacatgttgattatattttccatttgtttgattatatatcttataatgattgtgaatCTTATAAACGAAATATTAACATTAAACTAAGATTAGTTACAaaatgtgtatacttattaatttatatgatatgaactacatttttggaaatatagtttattataaatatatgttgcgagttgcggttttgcgattttcaaaaatttaaaaccgcatccaaaccgcgaatgagcggtttttaaaatttaaatccacaacCAACCCGCGTTTCGTGATTATCCGTAAAATGCAGTTCGGTTGCGAGAGGTTGAGCGGTTGGATGCGGTTGAGCGGTTCGTCTGTACAACCCTAGTAGAGTGTGCTCCTCCTAGACAGAATAGTATGCCATCTAGTCCAACATTAAAAGTTAAAACATCTTATATCACGAGAACATTAACTATATGTAGCAAGATATAGGAGAAGATAGAGCAAGTCTGTGTAATGAACTAATCTAATCTATATTCTATATGATAAATCCTGAATCCATATTTGAGGGTCCTTTTTACACCCCTATCCTAAAACTTGATATTTAATTACAAAAAATGTCACTAATATTTGCTATCTTTGATATTTGAACTGATTTTATTACATGAAGCTCTCACGTGCCTTCTTCCAGCACATCATGGTCAGCTGATGTTCTTTTCAGACACGATAAGctctattttcaatttttaatttatttccTTGCAATTGCATCAAAACAGAAGAGacctgttagtcccttaacaatataacaagaattacagaagggtggttgaatggaattcttgaaactttttctttaataaaaatgttctaactcaaatatatatatataagtgtgaattgattagcagaatgcggattagttacttgaaatgaatcaaaacacaagtaattaaaaacaagagtctttaaaaactttctagtggatttgaatgattccaccagagatatataatatatatcgagagagctctgtgtgcaaaaagctcacaactgcttacaaaatgataacaactaagaacgagagaaatgctaagaatactgcttacaaatgtttctcgcTTGGTTGCTTAGTTCCCTTAGTTACAGTTCTATTGCTGCTTCttagtttatatatatcaccaagattacaaagtaataagacaggataataaaacaaaaactatcaagtctaataccatgctacttcattactctatttcagcatctttgaatatcttcataatagcatagaaatgacaatgcttctttgttctcgaaaacccagttgaataggctaccacattccatttgcatacactcgacgcatatgattgtgttgtcactgtcaacagatatttgaattctttatccgtcgggtctatgatcatccatcgagttattgatcatgcgtcgggttgttgatcatccgtcgaattcattgttgattatccgtcgggtagcaatcaggcacttgactccatttcatttatgcagaattacaagacatcatctatatacagttaatcaacctattctgcatatctagttaaagtcaacatgacttaagtactactacagattctaaacaatgtgtatgcagaaatgtgctacagacttattgttacataagctactcactcgat
It contains:
- the LOC141720383 gene encoding serine/threonine-protein phosphatase 7 long form homolog, whose protein sequence is MRQFSIIQDIPLDVEFSKALHDINLQGKQSNIWGFRHHEHILYWSHRQELVIRVGANVSNGVVEGYDTWYTYITRRFHTRIGGSHFYSIDLLDHMDAIARGEIDGTNEDIAFLCAHGKNVVKGAFSHGVFQDFPVEDRREKENLKRLKPKKVYHKGGRGGTNAPCNR